In Babesia microti strain RI chromosome IV, complete genome, the sequence ATTAAGGCAagatttaatttcatttagtgTACTGGCAATATTAATGGTGAAATAATCCTTAAACATAAAGTTATAAAGGCAAAAGGATATAATCTAATagttattaaaaatgattgGATTGAGACACTTAGAAATGAGAGTTCGAAAAGAAAagttcaaattttttctagGAAACTTGGACTTGTTACAACCTCAAAAAATActgtaaaaaataaaagTAAACGTGTTTAAACAAGTTCACTTTGCCACTTGTAATGttgatattaatttttagtatacAAGTTGTAGCAGCAATTATCGCTCCAGATAATACcataataaatgaaatgGAACTTGAAGTTGATAGCTATGTTTATAGTAGAGAAtatgatgaaataatttacgAGTCTGATACGTCAGACATCAAATTGTGTGATAGCATACTTAGTGTTAATTATGGGAAATTTCTAAAGGTTATGAGTGGAAGCAATTTTAAACCTTTAAAAAGGGATCTATTTAACAACacagataataaattttgtaggAAATCAGTCGATGATAACACAACAAgtgataatataaatattaatgatgTAACAACACTATCTGCCAGATGTCcaacatatttatcatatgtaaaatgcatatattcaaattatatccAACCTCTATCATATCATACACATTATAAAACGTATACAAATGACTTTCTAAAGTTTATCGATGATGGAATAAAGAGTGAGGTTAGATCTGTATTTGTGAAAACTAGGGGCGGTGATCTATCTTTCCATTTGAGACAAgtattatttcaattttgtcAATTCATAAGTTATGCATGTCCCAAATTACTAGATTCATTTGCcgttatacataaattacaaGGTCAAGATTGGTATAATAACTTTGCCTGCAggtatatatcatttataattcAGCGCATTTGATTACATTACACCTATAggcaattttaatgatttatttgataCTTCTATTGAAGGTGTAAATGAAATAACTGTGAaagaatttgttaaattggaaattgacgcctatattaattttgaatatagGTCTGATTATATAAAGGACTGGCAACGTggaaaaattaataataatctaatttatacaaCTATAGGTACATTGTACGATGTCCCTATAAACGATCAATTCAATTTGAATGAATTTTTCTTCGAATATTGTGTTGAATTATGCGCCTATTTGTCACGACTAGCAGTATGAAagtgtttatttagaactTGAAGAATTATTATTCTAAAGAAGGATTGGCCAGGTTTTATTTTATCTGTGCACATAGGGAAATTGATTGTAACGTTATTTGTGGTGTATGCAATTAAGTGAATATTGCGAATCaatgtttttattatattctatattatatatactattattattgtgAATATTTCTGCAAAATggccaataaaattaccattaaaaatgtaaaagAGCTATTGGGGCCGGATTATGTTgatgaattaattgataaatttgatattaaaaCATCCAAATCATTCACAACTCGAGATGCGAattttatatctaaatCAATAGTTATAATCATTAAACACTACTTTTACGAAAAAAAAACATTCATttctaacaaatttgtgtctcttaatattgaaaaaacGACGGTTGAAACGGATTCTGATAATTCCGATAACTGCATAACCATTCCACAACACAACGGTTTAGATActattaataatcaaaataaatcaaatgaattgCCTAATTctattgatataaataaattaaaagtTATTCTAAATCGCATTTCTGGTGTTGGAAGCCCACGCAAACTATATTCCTATTttatatcactaataaatggggaaataaataacagtattaaatacatattattattaccatTAGCTAAATGCTTAAGAAGAATTGAACTAAGAAGGAGTCCATTAATTGCAAACATTTTAGCATCATTGCATACGCTGGTAAATGAAGGAATCACATctataattgaaataaactattatttatcattcaTTGACCAAATTTGGGATGAACCAATATCAGATGATATTCACGGCGTGGCTAATAGTTGTTTAAAGTCATTTTCTGTGCAATtgaatgaaaaattgttttacaaaatttaccaagAAAACGATTTAACGTTTGTAAATAGTGTTAAAAGGTTATGTCACAGgtacattaaaaatgaaggtGATGTATTGGAGTGGTTTATCAGCTTGAAAACAATTCCTAACGCGTGTTTTAGAGGCCCATTAGAGTCTAATAGTAACCAAGAATCTATACTATCGTTTACCATGTTAGATAACAGTTATTTGTCAAGTTCTATAAGTCATACAAGTAATACCAATGAAGAATCTACAAGCGAAGTGATATTGCCCCTAGTTTATTCACACAAATCTAGAGGTATAATGGCAATGCATTCTGCACTAgcaattattaaatcttgcacaaatatcaacgatttattgtataaaaaatgtatattgaaattaatatcatGGGCAAACgatgaatttaaattttgtgattacaaaataacaaGTCTAAAAGGAACATCTTGGCAACCAATTGAAATAAGTGACACTTTAATACTATGGAATGAAAAGGAATTGTTGTCCGCCATTAACGACATGATAAACGGTAAAACTGCCCAAGAATGATACTTGCACACGGCTTGATGTTGTAACttcatatttaattttctcgctaaatattatattcaatgaAGTTAGACAACGATATAAATACTTATTTTAGTAATGAAAATCTTAGGAAAAACGCCATTTTGCCTTCACAAAATTATGTTGTATCTTGTCAAGGATTTCATAAACTAACATCTGTACTAAATAAGTTAGCCAGACGTTATAAAGGCGTCTCAAATGAGctaattttgcaaattaatcGCATCACTAATTGCAAAACTACTTCACTATCGCAATTCTACAAATCAATTTGTGTTATGCCTTCAAATAACTCGcttttgcaatatttaattgacatttttagagattcaataattataaattatcagcaacaaaatttaaacacATTATGGCTCACTAAAACTACCAATATATCTcctaaaaatgataatctTGGCCatgtaaatattacacataATTGCAACGATCATTTACTTGAATCAGATAATATATCGGCAAGGATTCGTAGTGGTATTAATTTCAATGATTTCAACTTCAATGGCTCAGATATATCCAACCTTGATAAtacaaaatcatttgacACAAATACTAACAATAGTTGCACTTATAAAAGgaatttatacaaatcGCCAATTGGAGTTCTCAAGAAACAGTGCATAGAAGCAAATTGTATTGAAAgaaattgtgatatattaGCAAATGGACACTACAATTCACTTACAAATCATGCTACTGTCAACAATCACAACGTTAATGATATACTATTACATTCATTGAAGAATCCTTTAAGTGTTTTTAAATCCATACTATTAAaggaaatatttaatggtaTAAATGTTAGTACATTGAATTCGATCATTGCAAATTCACAAATCTTTATTCCGGAAGTTATCATCTACTTGAGCAATCAATTATGGGTTAAATGTTTACTTTTGAAAGATGAAACAATACTTTCCAAGTACggtataaatgatttgataACATCAATTAACAAATCTTCTGATTTTGTTAATCATATACTTAACGGCATTAAgcataacaatttgaaatcTATCTATTTTCAGATATGTGGTAAAGCATTGTCAAAGGATACTATTTTGTCACTAAACAACAAGAGTAATAATGGTGTAAAGGGTAAACAACTGAATTggtcaaatatatatattcctAGGTCCAGAATTATGTATAGATCATcattcaacaatttcagTCTTCCGTCGTGTagtttattaaaatttagaaaatttCCAACgagtaaataaatatatatataggACTCCAATGTAGAATGTTACTAAACAACATTCTATTCAACAATGATCTAATggatgataaaaatgatgcTGAGATTGTGAAGAAAATTCAAGAATCAATTGATGCAATTGTGGAAGAAGACAATTTCagatataataaaaaaactTTGATCGggtatgaaatattttatacagCAATATGGAagatcatttttatcaattaattatcaagtTGCACAATTTTAGCTTTAAAGAATACTTAGATAAACATTGTCCGAGAAAgattattcatttaaataGTTTGGTAGAATTAAACCAGATACCTTCACTTGATTATTCAATCAATGTTGATAATGTAGTTTCATTTGTTCAGGATATAATCAAGTAATtctattttttatttagcaatttaaTAACGGATGATTTGCTAGGGAATAATCATAATAAACTTATATTCTTGAAAACATGTAGAACATTAGTTAGGCTGAATAGAAATGAgacaattaatattgatcGACTGATTAGGAATATTAAAGCGAAAAACTGTAAATGGATACAAATCGAAGCTAATAATTCTTATAACCGCACATTAGTGATACGGAATTAtctatcaaaattaatatacattcTACATAAGCATCTTACATGTCCGTTACTATGGTATAAGCCTGTTAATTCAGGTCATGCTTTTATATTACAGAATCAGGAAATTCAATTAACAAGTTATATTACTTTAGAAAATCAGATTGGTACAAATTGGAAAGGATTGCAGATTCGCATTTATCCAATTcaaattatgaaatatcaGATAAATCAATAGAATACAATAAGATAAGATGGGTTCCAAAAAGTAAAGGAATGCGACCGATTTGgaatttatccaatttaCCAGCTAGCTCAGAATTTATTGAGTCAATTGATAATCAACAATGTATGTGCAACAATTCATCCAACTCTGGTCATAAATGTttcaaatgttatataacATCTGGAATAAAAAAAACCAATAAAAAATCCAGAACGCCTGCTGTATCAAGAAATACGTTTTTATATCTTCCTAGAGTTATCCTTTCCTATTTATGTCGACacaaatctaaattaatggGATCATCTGTTATGGGTTATACACAGGTCTATAAGAGGTTAAATAATTGGTGGAATCGTTTTTGTAGTATTTACAAAAGGAATTGTATTGATTATaagttatatattgttgTAGC encodes:
- a CDS encoding hypothetical protein (overlaps_old_locusTagID:BBM_III05825) → MELEVDSYVYSREYDEIIYESDTSDIKLCDSILSVNYGKFLKVMSGSNFKPLKRDLFNNTDNKFCRKSVDDNTTSDNININDVTTLSARCPTYLSYVKCIYSNYIQPLSYHTHYKTYTNDFLKFIDDGIKSEVRSVFVKTRGGDLSFHLRQVLFQFCQFISYACPKLLDSFAVIHKLQGQDWYNNFACSAFDYITPIGNFNDLFDTSIEGVNEITVKEFVKLEIDAYINFEYRSDYIKDWQRGKINNNLIYTTIGTLYDVPINDQFNLNEFFFEYCVELCAYLSRLANLKNYYSKEGLARFYFICAHREIDCNVICGVCN
- a CDS encoding hypothetical protein (overlaps_old_locusTagID:BBM_III05830); translated protein: MANKITIKNVKELLGPDYVDELIDKFDIKTSKSFTTRDANFISKSIVIIIKHYFYEKKTFISNKFVSLNIEKTTVETDSDNSDNCITIPQHNGLDTINNQNKSNELPNSIDINKLKVILNRISGVGSPRKLYSYFISLINGEINNSIKYILLLPLAKCLRRIELRRSPLIANILASLHTLVNEGITSIIEINYYLSFIDQIWDEPISDDIHGVANSCLKSFSVQLNEKLFYKIYQENDLTFVNSVKRLCHRYIKNEGDVLEWFISLKTIPNACFRGPLESNSNQESILSFTMLDNSYLSSSISHTSNTNEESTSEVILPLVYSHKSRGIMAMHSALAIIKSCTNINDLLYKKCILKLISWANDEFKFCDYKITSLKGTSWQPIEISDTLILWNEKELLSAINDMINGKTAQE
- a CDS encoding Telomerase reverse transcriptase (overlaps_old_locusTagID:BBM_III05835), translated to MKLDNDINTYFSNENLRKNAILPSQNYVVSCQGFHKLTSVLNKLARRYKGVSNELILQINRITNCKTTSLSQFYKSICVMPSNNSLLQYLIDIFRDSIIINYQQQNLNTLWLTKTTNISPKNDNLGHVNITHNCNDHLLESDNISARIRSGINFNDFNFNGSDISNLDNTKSFDTNTNNSCTYKRNLYKSPIGVLKKQCIEANCIERNCDILANGHYNSLTNHATVNNHNVNDILLHSLKNPLSVFKSILLKEIFNGINVSTLNSIIANSQIFIPEVIIYLSNQLWVKCLLLKDETILSKYGINDLITSINKSSDFVNHILNGIKHNNLKSIYFQICGKALSKDTILSLNNKSNNGVKGKQLNWSNIYIPRSRIMYRSSFNNFSLPSCSLLKFRKFPTRLQCRMLLNNILFNNDLMDDKNDAEIVKKIQESIDAIVEEDNFRYNKKTLIGNMEDHFYQLIIKLHNFSFKEYLDKHCPRKIIHLNSLVELNQIPSLDYSINVDNVVSFVQDIINNLITDDLLGNNHNKLIFLKTCRTLVRLNRNETINIDRLIRNIKAKNCKWIQIEANNSYNRTLVIRNYLSKLIYILHKHLTCPLLWSCFYITESGNSINKLYYFRKSDWYKLERIADSHLSNSNYEISDKSIEYNKIRWVPKSKGMRPIWNLSNLPASSEFIESIDNQQCMCNNSSNSGHKCFKCYITSGIKKTNKKSRTPAVSRNTFLYLPRVILSYLCRHKSKLMGSSVMGYTQVYKRLNNWWNRFCSIYKRNCIDYKLYIVVADLSMCYESILHENLIKVINNLPIPRHFLFTRGYCRAFTRLSLKTKSLGCLGTRIDIIDTRNVERCDNWLKKFRRQSILKCLVGGGVCIVSRLDQCQISVTRNDLNEIIKTLLKTLTITLKPNGIGKVIMRQTCGIPQGCCISSFLCSLYMASKDKLISKLFNSKVVTRKNKITMVPNLLLRWIDDFIFISANKDDAMQMSKILLDAEVFDARVNLDKLNANFEPYNKSQLEWLGMKFSFDIANEKVNIEMEPWRNLSNVIRDSFSFRISGNDFMQTILIDRLYGYLSNRLCHGLFSCSKINSNEYIIQNAYVIMRICMLKLVCGIDAIIFEFGGFINYNFIVDTIFNLIDHAMTLISRRCKLYGYYKYILKAHLLSAATVTVNSVIDQLSNANISDSGKCGKKDFKFMLKRLLKVYRKGIKQISLPKVLKRTVLYQDNNKIYNIARNISEIESKFDGKWPNVT